Proteins co-encoded in one Gemmatimonadaceae bacterium genomic window:
- the prfB gene encoding peptide chain release factor 2, with product MPNVSTSSGGIFDIESQRERLTALEAQMSEPSFWDNQEKAQVVVQQVKVYKQWVEPFDGLVRRIADAREMAELLSLEPDEAMANDLARDAEAAREQIAAYELRSLLRGPDDHRAAQLEISAGAGGTEAQDWAQMLMRMYTRWAERKGYSIEVLDLSEGEEAGIKGAVLEITGEYAFGFLRPEAGVHRLVRISPFDSQARRHTSFASVFVYPVVDDEINIEIREEDLRIDVYRASGAGGQHVNKTSSAVRITHLPSGVVTASQAERSQFKNKATAMKQLKNRLYQIEADKQAAAKAALDAGKMDVSFGSQIRSYVFQPYTMVNDHRTELKIPDVMKVMDGAIDPFIEAYLKIAGEPAKT from the coding sequence CCAGCGGGAACGCCTGACGGCGCTCGAGGCCCAGATGTCGGAGCCGTCGTTCTGGGACAACCAGGAGAAGGCGCAGGTGGTGGTGCAGCAGGTCAAGGTGTACAAGCAGTGGGTCGAGCCCTTCGACGGACTCGTGCGCCGGATCGCCGATGCGCGCGAGATGGCCGAGCTGCTGTCGCTCGAGCCCGACGAGGCGATGGCGAACGACCTCGCGCGGGACGCGGAGGCGGCGCGTGAGCAGATCGCCGCCTATGAGCTGCGGTCGTTGCTGCGCGGCCCCGACGACCATCGCGCGGCACAGCTCGAGATCTCGGCCGGCGCCGGCGGCACCGAGGCACAGGACTGGGCGCAGATGCTCATGCGGATGTACACGCGGTGGGCGGAGCGGAAGGGGTACTCGATCGAGGTGCTCGACCTGAGCGAGGGTGAGGAGGCGGGTATCAAGGGCGCCGTGCTCGAGATCACGGGCGAGTACGCGTTCGGCTTCCTGCGCCCGGAGGCCGGGGTGCACCGGCTGGTGCGCATCTCGCCGTTCGATTCCCAGGCCCGGCGCCACACGAGCTTCGCGTCGGTGTTCGTGTACCCGGTGGTCGATGACGAGATCAACATCGAGATCCGCGAGGAGGACCTGCGCATCGATGTCTATCGCGCATCGGGCGCTGGCGGCCAGCACGTGAACAAGACCTCGTCGGCGGTGCGTATCACTCACCTTCCCAGCGGCGTCGTCACCGCGTCGCAGGCCGAGCGGTCGCAGTTCAAGAACAAGGCGACGGCCATGAAGCAGCTCAAGAACCGGCTGTACCAGATCGAGGCCGACAAGCAGGCGGCGGCGAAGGCCGCGCTGGACGCGGGCAAGATGGACGTCTCGTTCGGCAGCCAGATCCGGAGCTACGTCTTCCAGCCGTACACGATGGTGAACGACCACCGCACCGAGCTGAAGATTCCCGACGTGATGAAGGTGATGGACGGCGCGATCGACCCGTTCATCGAGGCGTACCTGAAGATCGCCGGCGAGCCGGCGAAGACGTGA
- the lysS gene encoding lysine--tRNA ligase, which translates to MRSHPRPTPVNQPANNPAHHEELSQVLLDRRASLDRLVASGVPPFAYAYDRTHLTSDARALLPEGAETGPAVRIAGRLVSLRSKGKTAFAHVSDASGRLQAYFRRDEMPAAEWAVFEELHLGDIVGVAGTLMRTRTGEVTVQCTALTLLAKTLRPLPFAKEQVVDGELKRYSGFTDPEQRYRQRYDDLAVHPEVRANFYARARMTSAIRRFLDGLGYLEVETPVLQPLYGGAAARPFTTHHNALDMPLFLRIADELYLKRLIVGGFDRVYEIGHDFRNEGIDRTHNPEFTMLEFYEAYADYGVMMDRVEQLIVAAADAVRATPGIDAATVPAFSTPFRRIEWVPSLSAGLGRDVLAMTDAELVQAAKADGVEAPESLSRPKLMDELFQVHVERTITTPTFVLDYPVELSPLAKPKRGNPALTERFELFADGREMANAFSELNDPIDQRQRFEAQARLKAAGDDEATGVDEDYLRAMEYGMPPTGGVGIGIDRLLMYLTGTPHIRDVILFPAMRPE; encoded by the coding sequence CTGCGATCCCACCCGCGCCCGACGCCCGTGAACCAGCCCGCGAACAATCCCGCGCACCACGAAGAACTGAGCCAGGTGCTGCTCGACCGTCGCGCGTCGCTCGACCGCCTCGTCGCGAGCGGCGTGCCGCCATTTGCGTACGCGTACGACCGCACGCACCTCACGTCCGACGCCCGCGCGCTGCTGCCCGAGGGCGCGGAGACCGGCCCGGCGGTGCGCATCGCCGGCCGCCTCGTCTCGCTGCGCTCGAAGGGCAAGACGGCCTTCGCGCACGTGAGCGATGCCAGTGGCCGGCTGCAGGCGTACTTCCGCCGCGACGAGATGCCCGCGGCCGAGTGGGCGGTGTTCGAGGAGCTGCACCTGGGTGACATCGTCGGCGTGGCCGGCACCCTGATGCGCACGCGCACGGGCGAGGTCACCGTGCAGTGCACCGCGCTCACGCTGCTGGCGAAGACGCTGCGCCCGCTGCCGTTCGCCAAGGAGCAGGTGGTGGACGGGGAGCTGAAGCGCTACTCGGGCTTCACCGATCCCGAGCAGCGGTACCGGCAGCGCTACGACGACCTCGCGGTGCACCCGGAAGTCCGCGCGAACTTCTATGCGCGCGCCCGCATGACGTCTGCCATCCGCCGCTTCCTCGACGGCCTCGGCTACCTCGAGGTCGAGACGCCGGTGCTCCAGCCGCTCTATGGCGGCGCCGCCGCGCGGCCGTTCACCACGCACCACAACGCGCTCGACATGCCGCTGTTCCTCCGGATCGCGGATGAGCTGTACCTGAAGCGGCTGATCGTGGGCGGCTTCGACCGTGTCTACGAGATCGGGCATGACTTCCGCAACGAGGGCATCGACCGGACGCACAACCCGGAGTTCACGATGCTCGAGTTCTACGAGGCGTATGCCGACTACGGCGTGATGATGGACCGGGTCGAGCAGCTGATCGTGGCGGCGGCGGATGCCGTGCGTGCCACGCCCGGCATCGACGCGGCCACGGTGCCGGCGTTCAGCACGCCCTTCCGTCGCATCGAGTGGGTGCCGTCGCTCAGCGCAGGCCTGGGCCGCGACGTCCTCGCGATGACCGACGCCGAGCTGGTGCAGGCGGCGAAGGCGGACGGCGTCGAGGCGCCGGAGTCGCTGAGCCGCCCGAAGCTGATGGACGAGCTGTTCCAGGTGCACGTGGAGCGGACGATCACGACCCCGACGTTCGTGCTCGACTACCCCGTCGAACTCTCGCCGCTGGCGAAGCCGAAGCGCGGCAACCCGGCGCTCACCGAGCGGTTCGAGCTGTTCGCCGACGGGCGGGAGATGGCCAACGCGTTCTCGGAGCTGAACGACCCGATCGACCAGCGGCAGCGCTTCGAGGCGCAGGCACGCCTGAAGGCGGCCGGTGACGACGAGGCCACCGGCGTGGACGAGGACTACCTGCGCGCCATGGAATACGGCATGCCGCCGACGGGTGGCGTCGGGATCGGCATCGACCGGCTGCTCATGTACCTGACCGGCACGCCGCACATCCGCGACGTGATCCTGTTTCCCGCCATGCGCCCTGAATGA
- a CDS encoding ABC transporter permease — translation MIRLEIGIAWRYLRSRRGSQLLSLISIIAMGGVVVGVSALILVLGVMNGLQKDLREKILIGSPDLRVLTVGDDLTMTDWEPVLAKVRAQPGVVSAQPFVIKDALITKGNDYAEPIKVVGMPSQRNGAPDVTQIRQYVKSGDFSFVAKDDTLPGIVIGQKLAERLNAWPGQVMVLLTIPGQLKLSTAMGGFVAPMVRKYVITGIFETGMYEYDSGYAYMALASAQDLAGLGLRVTGIDVRTPDRWQAPIVAQQLAETLGFPYRTMDWQEQNRSLFQALQLEKLAMGVILLLIVLVAAFNIVSTLTMVVTDKTREIGILKAMGMRAASIRRIFLWQGAAIGLVGTSLGVALGLLGAWALSRFKLIELDPSVYFIDKLPIQIELTDVALITAASLLIAMLATLWPARQASRLFPVEAIRHE, via the coding sequence ATGATCCGTCTCGAGATCGGCATCGCCTGGCGGTACCTCCGCAGCCGTCGCGGATCGCAGTTGCTGAGCCTCATCAGCATCATCGCGATGGGCGGCGTGGTGGTGGGCGTCAGCGCGCTGATCCTGGTGCTGGGCGTGATGAACGGCCTGCAGAAGGACCTCCGGGAGAAGATCCTCATCGGCAGCCCGGACCTGCGGGTGCTGACGGTCGGTGACGACCTCACCATGACGGACTGGGAGCCGGTGCTGGCGAAGGTCCGGGCCCAGCCGGGGGTGGTGTCGGCGCAGCCGTTCGTGATCAAGGATGCCCTCATCACGAAGGGCAACGACTACGCGGAGCCGATCAAGGTCGTCGGCATGCCGTCGCAGCGGAACGGTGCGCCCGACGTGACGCAGATCCGGCAGTACGTGAAGAGCGGCGACTTCAGCTTCGTGGCGAAGGACGACACACTGCCCGGCATCGTGATCGGGCAGAAGCTGGCGGAGCGCCTCAACGCGTGGCCGGGCCAGGTGATGGTGCTGCTCACGATCCCGGGCCAGCTGAAGCTCTCGACCGCGATGGGTGGCTTCGTCGCGCCGATGGTGCGCAAGTACGTGATCACCGGCATTTTCGAGACCGGCATGTACGAGTACGACAGCGGCTATGCGTACATGGCGCTCGCCTCCGCCCAGGACCTCGCGGGCCTCGGCCTGCGCGTGACCGGAATCGACGTGCGCACCCCCGATCGCTGGCAGGCGCCGATCGTGGCACAGCAACTTGCCGAGACGCTGGGCTTCCCGTATCGCACCATGGACTGGCAGGAGCAGAACCGCTCGCTCTTCCAGGCCCTGCAGCTCGAGAAGCTCGCGATGGGCGTGATCCTGCTGCTGATCGTGCTGGTGGCGGCCTTCAACATCGTGAGCACGCTCACGATGGTGGTGACCGACAAGACGCGCGAGATCGGGATCCTGAAGGCGATGGGCATGCGGGCGGCCTCGATCCGGCGGATCTTCCTGTGGCAGGGCGCCGCGATCGGGCTGGTGGGCACCAGCCTCGGCGTGGCGCTCGGCCTGCTGGGTGCGTGGGCGCTGTCGCGCTTCAAGCTGATCGAACTGGATCCGTCGGTGTACTTCATCGACAAGCTGCCGATCCAGATCGAGCTCACCGACGTTGCGCTGATCACCGCGGCGAGCCTGTTGATCGCCATGCTCGCCACGCTCTGGCCGGCGCGGCAGGCGTCGCGGCTGTTCCCGGTCGAGGCGATCCGGCATGAATAG
- a CDS encoding ABC transporter ATP-binding protein: MNSRAVDAPVLEATSVVKEYVGGDGSTLRILDGASLTIHRGEMVAIIGESGAGKSTLLHILGALDQPSSGSVRIAGREVLGQPEEVLADIRNRSVGFVFQFHHLLREFSAIENVMMPLLIAGRRPAEVRERALGLLDSVGLQARAHHLPSALSGGEQQRVAVARALAPEPALLLADEPSGNLDRGNAERMHALFSTLAATHGVGVVVVTHNRALAARANRVLRMDGGRIVESSAMAEEVG; encoded by the coding sequence ATGAATAGCCGTGCCGTGGACGCACCGGTGCTCGAGGCGACGAGCGTGGTGAAGGAGTACGTCGGGGGCGACGGCTCCACACTGCGCATCCTCGACGGCGCGTCGCTGACGATCCACCGCGGCGAGATGGTGGCCATCATCGGGGAGAGCGGGGCGGGGAAGAGCACGCTCCTGCACATCCTGGGTGCGCTGGACCAGCCGTCGTCGGGGAGCGTCCGCATTGCGGGCCGCGAGGTCCTCGGGCAGCCGGAGGAGGTGCTGGCGGACATCCGGAACCGGTCGGTCGGCTTCGTGTTCCAGTTCCACCACCTGTTGCGCGAGTTCAGCGCCATCGAGAACGTGATGATGCCGCTGCTGATCGCGGGGCGCCGGCCGGCGGAGGTGCGCGAGCGCGCGCTGGGCCTGCTGGACTCGGTGGGACTGCAGGCGCGGGCGCACCACCTTCCCTCGGCGCTGTCCGGCGGCGAGCAGCAACGGGTGGCGGTGGCACGCGCGCTGGCGCCCGAGCCGGCGCTGCTGCTGGCCGACGAACCCTCGGGGAACCTCGATCGCGGGAACGCCGAGCGCATGCACGCGCTTTTCTCCACACTGGCCGCAACGCATGGTGTCGGTGTGGTGGTGGTGACGCACAACCGGGCACTGGCCGCGCGCGCCAATCGCGTGCTGCGCATGGATGGCGGCCGGATCGTGGAGTCATCCGCGATGGCTGAGGAGGTGGGCTGA
- a CDS encoding UvrB/UvrC motif-containing protein, with protein sequence MVCDACGERDAVVHLTQVVDETMTQVHLCEQCAAEKGVETTVTSAKTPLTALLQSVQQQMAGNPSDQARCAFCQATYKDFRASGRLGCARCYGTFEPQLRDLLQRVHGATRHTGLAYGPPAPDQLQRASTVLELREQLRRAIELEQFEQAAKLRDRLKEVAE encoded by the coding sequence ATGGTCTGCGATGCATGTGGCGAGCGGGATGCCGTGGTGCACCTGACGCAGGTGGTGGACGAGACCATGACGCAGGTGCACCTCTGCGAGCAGTGTGCGGCCGAGAAGGGGGTGGAGACGACGGTCACGTCGGCGAAGACGCCGCTGACGGCCCTCCTGCAGAGCGTGCAGCAGCAGATGGCCGGCAACCCGTCGGACCAGGCGCGCTGCGCCTTCTGCCAGGCGACCTACAAGGATTTCCGGGCGTCGGGGCGGCTGGGCTGTGCGCGGTGCTACGGCACGTTCGAGCCGCAGCTTCGGGACCTGCTGCAGCGCGTGCATGGCGCGACGCGTCACACCGGCCTGGCCTACGGGCCGCCGGCCCCGGACCAGCTCCAGCGGGCCTCCACGGTGCTCGAGCTCCGCGAGCAGCTGCGCCGTGCGATCGAGCTCGAGCAGTTCGAGCAGGCGGCGAAGCTGCGGGACCGGCTGAAGGAGGTGGCGGAGTGA
- a CDS encoding protein arginine kinase: protein MIDFTLLPDGGTRWLDGSGEHPEIVLSTRVRLARNVEGFAFTTRARDGERLRVLGQLRDAMPKVPSLRGGVILRVDELATPDRQLLHERHLVSRELAGLDGTLAVRTGAALLLADDVSVMVNEEDHLRLQAMRSGFDPAGAFGAATALDDELGRHVPYAWHGEFGFLTACPTNTGTGLRASVLIHLPGLVLTKEISKVLAGLQQMGLTYRGLYGEGSEVVGNYFQVSNQTTLGKSEGELLDQLSRVVRHVVEREEEARHVLLRDAGYIIEDKLWRAYGTLRYARSLTFDEAMNYLSGVRLALSLKLLGSPSVYTLNKLLIHCQAAHVAQYDGRATLSDGDASVARARFVRDALAADVGSHG, encoded by the coding sequence GTGATCGACTTCACGCTGCTCCCGGATGGCGGGACGCGCTGGCTGGACGGCTCCGGCGAGCATCCGGAGATCGTGTTGTCGACCCGGGTCCGGCTGGCCCGGAACGTGGAGGGATTCGCGTTCACGACCCGCGCCCGCGATGGGGAGCGGCTCCGGGTGCTCGGCCAGCTCCGCGATGCGATGCCGAAGGTGCCATCGCTCCGGGGCGGGGTGATCCTCCGGGTGGATGAGCTGGCGACCCCGGACCGTCAGCTGTTGCACGAGCGGCACCTGGTGAGCCGCGAGCTTGCCGGGCTGGACGGGACGCTCGCCGTTCGGACAGGTGCGGCGCTGCTGCTGGCCGATGACGTTTCGGTGATGGTCAACGAGGAGGATCACCTGCGGCTGCAGGCGATGCGCTCCGGGTTCGACCCCGCGGGGGCGTTCGGCGCGGCGACGGCGCTGGATGACGAGCTCGGCCGTCACGTGCCGTATGCGTGGCACGGCGAGTTCGGGTTCCTGACGGCCTGTCCCACGAACACGGGCACGGGGCTCCGGGCGTCGGTGCTGATCCACCTGCCGGGGCTGGTGCTGACCAAGGAGATCTCGAAGGTCCTGGCCGGCCTCCAGCAGATGGGCCTGACCTATCGGGGTTTGTACGGCGAGGGGTCGGAGGTGGTCGGGAACTACTTCCAGGTGAGCAACCAGACGACACTGGGGAAGAGCGAGGGGGAGTTGCTGGACCAGCTCTCGCGCGTCGTCCGCCATGTGGTGGAGCGGGAGGAGGAGGCCCGCCATGTGCTGCTCCGGGATGCCGGGTATATCATTGAGGACAAGCTCTGGCGGGCGTACGGGACGTTGCGGTATGCACGAAGCCTCACCTTCGACGAGGCGATGAACTACCTCAGTGGGGTCCGGCTCGCGCTGAGCCTGAAACTCCTGGGGTCACCGAGTGTCTATACGCTCAACAAGCTCCTGATTCATTGCCAGGCGGCGCACGTGGCGCAGTACGACGGCCGTGCCACGTTGTCGGATGGTGATGCCAGCGTGGCGCGTGCACGGTTTGTCCGGGATGCACTCGCTGCCGACGTGGGATCGCACGGATGA
- a CDS encoding ATP-dependent Clp protease ATP-binding subunit: MNGYNFTERVRKVLAMAREEAARLHHEYVGTEHILLGLIREGEGVAAAVLQSLNVDLDEIQQKIEDTVKKGKAAQATGPDLPYTSRAKKVLELAMSEARELNHSYVGTEHLLLGLLREEKGIAAQVLTESGVNLDAARAETLRLLGTEMPQGGTPTAQAGGGTAPGGAPSGGSAKAEKKSKTPALDHFCRDLTALAAEGALDPTIGRAKEIERVMEVLSRRKKNNPVLIGEPGVGKTAIVEGLAQLISGGNCPDNLRDNRVLSLDMAAVIAGTKYRGQFEERLKAVMNEIAQNKNVILFIDELHTLVGAGAAEGAIDASNMLKPALARGELQCVGASTLNEYRKYIEKDGALERRFQTVIVDPPSVDETVDILKGLRKKYEDHHRVTIPDTTLLAAAKLSERYITDRFLPDKAIDVIDEAGARARLAAQVPPADVADLRGQLDQVNVDKEGAVRDQNFEKAASLRDRERELQAEIRQRQEEWEQRRQSFRPVLGEEEISFIVSRWTGIPVTRLQEAETARLLRMEEEMHAQVVGQEEAIKSLARSIRRSRAGLKDPNRPIGSFIFCGPTGVGKTEVARQLAKFLFADASALIRVDMSEYMEKFSVSRLIGAPPGYVGYEDSGTLTKAIRRKPYSVILLDEIEKAHPDVFNILLQVLDEGHLTDNYGRVIDFKNTVVIMTSNVGAKEITKGKALGFGTMDSRGSFERISEKVKEELQHTFNPEFLNRLDDVIVFHQLSKEHIAKIVGVMLREVQKRLSDEELTLKLTDAGSEFLAKHGFDEMYGARPLKRAIQRYIEDPLSEKILLGEFSKGDEIDVDVAEDGTRLQFRVSASATPAA, from the coding sequence ATGAACGGGTACAACTTCACCGAGCGCGTACGGAAGGTGCTTGCCATGGCCCGCGAGGAAGCGGCGCGCCTGCACCACGAGTACGTCGGCACCGAGCACATTCTTCTCGGCTTGATCCGCGAGGGCGAGGGGGTGGCAGCCGCCGTGCTGCAGAGCCTCAACGTCGACCTCGACGAGATCCAGCAGAAGATCGAGGACACGGTGAAGAAGGGGAAGGCGGCGCAAGCCACCGGCCCGGACCTGCCGTACACCTCGCGCGCCAAGAAAGTCCTGGAGCTGGCGATGAGCGAGGCCCGCGAGCTCAATCACAGCTACGTCGGCACCGAGCACCTGCTGCTTGGCCTGCTCCGTGAGGAGAAGGGCATTGCGGCGCAGGTGCTGACGGAGAGCGGCGTGAACCTCGACGCCGCGCGCGCCGAGACGCTGCGCCTGCTGGGCACCGAGATGCCGCAGGGTGGCACCCCGACGGCGCAGGCCGGTGGCGGCACGGCGCCGGGCGGCGCCCCGAGTGGCGGGAGCGCGAAGGCCGAGAAGAAGTCGAAGACCCCGGCCCTCGACCACTTCTGCCGTGACCTGACGGCGCTGGCCGCCGAGGGGGCCCTCGACCCGACCATCGGGCGCGCGAAGGAGATCGAGCGCGTGATGGAGGTCCTGTCCCGACGCAAGAAGAACAACCCGGTCCTCATCGGCGAACCCGGCGTCGGCAAGACGGCGATCGTCGAGGGCCTCGCGCAGCTGATCTCGGGCGGGAACTGCCCGGACAACCTGCGGGACAACCGCGTCCTCTCGCTGGACATGGCGGCGGTGATCGCCGGCACCAAGTACCGCGGCCAGTTCGAGGAGCGCCTGAAGGCGGTCATGAACGAGATCGCGCAGAACAAGAACGTGATCCTGTTCATCGACGAGCTGCACACGCTCGTCGGCGCGGGCGCGGCCGAGGGGGCGATCGATGCCAGCAACATGCTCAAGCCCGCGCTGGCGCGTGGTGAGCTGCAGTGCGTCGGCGCGTCCACGCTCAACGAGTACCGGAAGTACATCGAGAAGGACGGGGCGCTCGAGCGCCGCTTCCAGACCGTGATCGTGGATCCGCCGTCGGTGGACGAGACGGTGGACATCCTGAAGGGGCTGCGCAAGAAGTACGAGGACCACCATCGGGTGACGATCCCCGACACGACGCTGCTGGCGGCGGCGAAGCTGTCCGAGCGCTACATCACCGACCGGTTCCTGCCCGACAAGGCGATCGACGTGATCGACGAGGCGGGGGCGCGGGCACGGCTGGCGGCCCAGGTGCCGCCGGCAGACGTGGCCGACCTCCGCGGGCAGCTGGACCAGGTGAACGTGGACAAGGAAGGGGCGGTGCGCGACCAGAACTTCGAGAAGGCCGCCTCGCTGCGCGACCGCGAGCGTGAGCTGCAGGCGGAGATCCGGCAGCGCCAGGAGGAGTGGGAGCAGCGCCGGCAGTCGTTCCGGCCGGTGCTCGGTGAGGAGGAGATCTCCTTCATCGTGAGCCGCTGGACGGGCATTCCCGTCACCCGCCTGCAGGAGGCCGAGACGGCCCGCCTGCTGCGGATGGAAGAGGAGATGCACGCGCAGGTGGTCGGGCAGGAGGAGGCGATCAAGTCGCTGGCCCGCTCGATCCGCCGGAGCCGCGCCGGCCTGAAGGACCCGAACCGGCCGATCGGCAGCTTCATCTTCTGCGGCCCGACCGGCGTCGGCAAGACCGAGGTGGCGCGCCAGCTGGCGAAGTTCCTGTTCGCCGACGCCTCGGCGCTGATCCGCGTGGACATGAGCGAGTACATGGAGAAGTTCTCCGTCTCGCGGCTGATCGGTGCGCCCCCGGGCTACGTCGGCTACGAGGACAGTGGCACGCTCACGAAGGCCATCCGCCGCAAGCCGTACAGCGTGATCCTGCTCGACGAGATCGAGAAGGCGCACCCGGACGTGTTCAACATCCTGCTGCAGGTGCTGGATGAAGGGCACCTGACCGACAACTACGGCCGCGTGATCGACTTCAAGAACACCGTCGTGATCATGACCAGCAACGTCGGCGCGAAGGAGATCACGAAGGGCAAGGCGCTCGGCTTCGGCACCATGGACAGCCGCGGCAGCTTCGAGCGGATCTCGGAGAAGGTGAAGGAGGAGCTGCAGCACACCTTCAACCCCGAGTTCCTGAACCGCCTCGACGACGTGATCGTGTTCCACCAGCTGAGCAAGGAGCACATCGCGAAGATCGTGGGCGTGATGCTCCGCGAGGTGCAGAAGCGGCTGTCGGACGAGGAGCTGACACTGAAGCTCACCGACGCCGGGAGCGAGTTCCTGGCGAAGCACGGCTTCGACGAGATGTACGGCGCCCGTCCGCTGAAGCGGGCGATCCAGCGCTACATCGAGGACCCGCTCTCGGAGAAGATCCTCCTGGGCGAGTTCTCGAAGGGCGACGAGATCGACGTCGACGTGGCCGAAGACGGCACCCGGCTGCAGTTCCGGGTGAGTGCCAGCGCCACGCCGGCCGCCTGA